A single window of Methylobacterium nodulans ORS 2060 DNA harbors:
- a CDS encoding ABC transporter ATP-binding protein, translated as MKTIEPATAFRVGGLSSAGEAPAYISIENVGKAYGSRHGAVKALSGIDLQVREGEFLSILGPSGCGKSTLLKCIGGLENITTGSLKIRGQPLSGPPAKAGMVFQRDVLLDWRTILDNVLITAEFLGLRREDLKPRAMQLLKRFGLSGFENRHPWELSGGMRQRASICRALLCDPELLLMDEPFGALDAMTRDDLNLELARIWQDTRKTVVFVTHGISEAIFLSDRVVMMDRNPGRIAEVLEIDLPRPRSLAVRETPEFGRYVAHVRHLFAGLGILKEG; from the coding sequence ATGAAGACGATCGAACCAGCAACCGCCTTCAGGGTCGGTGGCCTTTCCTCGGCTGGCGAGGCGCCCGCTTACATCTCCATCGAGAACGTTGGCAAAGCCTACGGTTCGCGCCACGGCGCGGTGAAGGCCCTCTCCGGGATTGATCTCCAGGTCCGTGAGGGTGAGTTTCTCTCGATCCTCGGACCCAGCGGATGTGGCAAGAGCACGCTGCTCAAATGCATCGGCGGTCTTGAGAACATCACCACCGGATCACTCAAGATCCGCGGCCAGCCGCTCTCCGGCCCGCCAGCGAAGGCTGGCATGGTATTCCAACGCGACGTGCTTCTGGACTGGCGCACGATCCTTGACAACGTGCTCATCACGGCCGAATTCCTCGGGCTGAGGCGCGAGGATTTGAAACCGCGCGCCATGCAACTCCTCAAGCGCTTCGGGCTTTCGGGATTCGAGAACCGCCATCCCTGGGAGCTGTCGGGCGGGATGCGCCAGCGCGCCTCGATCTGCCGAGCGCTCCTCTGCGATCCCGAGCTTCTCCTCATGGATGAGCCTTTTGGGGCTCTCGACGCCATGACGCGCGACGACCTCAATCTTGAGCTTGCCCGCATCTGGCAGGACACCAGGAAGACGGTGGTCTTCGTCACGCACGGAATCTCGGAAGCGATCTTCCTTTCCGACCGCGTCGTCATGATGGACCGCAATCCCGGCCGCATCGCCGAAGTGCTCGAGATCGACCTGCCGCGCCCGCGCAGCCTCGCCGTGCGCGAGACTCCCGAATTCGGACGCTACGTGGCTCATGTCCGCCACCTCTTCGCCGGCCTCGGCATCCTCAAGGAGGGCTGA
- a CDS encoding ABC transporter permease: MRSTLHEIASVLGIIAVAFALWEFGVWLIKPPPIILPAPSVIMSEFLQTPTYFLRQTAFTLYTTLAGFGLAALLGLVLAIGIVHSRLLEKTVYTLLVALNSVPKVALAPLFVIWMGTGIEPKIGIALMLALFSVVIDAVLGLRSVDPDMLNLARISRASQLAILAKIRLPNALPSIFAGLKVAISFALVGAIVGEFVAGSEGLGFAILTAQGQFDTPRVFVCLILLGILGTILFYVVEGAERLSLPWHVSQRGHMPGH; this comes from the coding sequence ATGCGCTCCACTCTGCATGAGATCGCGTCGGTCCTAGGCATCATCGCGGTGGCGTTCGCCTTATGGGAGTTCGGTGTGTGGCTGATCAAGCCGCCGCCGATCATCCTGCCGGCGCCAAGCGTCATCATGTCGGAATTTCTGCAGACACCGACCTATTTTCTTCGGCAGACTGCCTTCACGCTCTACACAACCTTGGCTGGCTTCGGACTCGCTGCGCTCCTCGGTCTTGTTCTCGCGATAGGGATTGTGCATTCGCGCCTGCTGGAGAAGACCGTCTACACGCTTCTCGTCGCGCTCAACAGCGTGCCGAAGGTGGCGCTCGCGCCACTCTTTGTCATCTGGATGGGAACCGGCATCGAGCCGAAGATCGGCATCGCGCTGATGCTCGCTCTCTTTTCCGTCGTGATCGACGCTGTGCTCGGCCTTCGCTCGGTTGATCCCGACATGCTAAACCTTGCGAGGATCAGCCGAGCGAGTCAGCTCGCGATCCTTGCCAAGATCAGGCTGCCGAACGCGCTGCCGAGCATTTTCGCTGGCCTTAAGGTCGCGATCTCTTTCGCACTGGTCGGCGCCATTGTCGGGGAATTCGTGGCCGGCTCCGAGGGGCTCGGCTTCGCGATCCTGACCGCTCAAGGGCAATTCGATACACCTCGCGTCTTTGTTTGCCTGATCCTGCTCGGAATTCTCGGCACCATACTCTTCTACGTCGTGGAAGGGGCCGAACGACTGTCCCTGCCCTGGCACGTCTCTCAACGAGGTCACATGCCGGGGCATTGA
- a CDS encoding class II aldolase/adducin family protein: MEFDLDGNPVDPRSRPVFLARFIHAEIYRVRPDLHSVIHSHSPSVIPFGIAQTPLPRDLPHRSPARPGWVGSRLSGLDVTRSLVPNRPPRRRGAL; the protein is encoded by the coding sequence ATGGAATTTGATCTCGATGGTAACCCGGTCGACCCGAGGAGCCGGCCGGTCTTCCTGGCGCGCTTCATCCACGCCGAGATCTACCGGGTGCGGCCCGACCTGCACTCCGTCATCCACAGCCACTCGCCGTCCGTGATCCCCTTCGGGATCGCGCAGACGCCGCTTCCGCGCGATCTACCGCATCGCAGCCCTGCCCGCCCCGGTTGGGTCGGCTCACGGCTCTCAGGCCTTGATGTGACGCGCTCCCTTGTGCCGAACCGGCCTCCACGCCGGCGGGGAGCGCTCTAG
- a CDS encoding ABC transporter substrate-binding protein gives MKARSRFCALMALMLGSSAVQAQISDNVVKIGVLSDMSAGQSDSTGPGSVVAARMAVEDFGGKVLDQPIEVVSADHQNKPDVGSNIVRQWLERQQVDVVADVPTSSVALAVQTLTRERDRIFLNSSAGSSDLSGPACSPTAIHWTYDTYSLANGTAGPLVSQGADTWYFITADYAFGHALERDTSQAVTRNGGKVSGTVRHPMGMADFSSPLLQAQASQAKVIALADPVGDTATAAKQAGEFGIQVQGQKLVGLLIDVVDLRAIGLPIAQGMLLTTSFYWDRDDETRAFAKRFFDRHKRMPTQFQAGVYSSIMHYLKAVQAAGTDEAKAVVAKMREMPVNDFFARNGRLREDGRMVHDMYLMQVKSPAESKGEWDLLKLVQTIPGERAFRPLDAGGCPLVAKDRKD, from the coding sequence ATGAAGGCGCGGTCACGCTTCTGTGCCCTGATGGCTCTGATGCTGGGGTCGAGTGCAGTCCAGGCCCAGATCTCCGACAACGTGGTCAAGATCGGCGTGCTCTCCGATATGAGCGCCGGCCAATCCGACAGCACGGGACCGGGATCGGTGGTGGCGGCCCGCATGGCTGTCGAGGATTTCGGCGGAAAGGTGCTGGACCAGCCCATCGAGGTCGTCTCGGCCGATCACCAGAACAAACCCGATGTGGGTTCGAACATCGTCCGGCAATGGCTGGAGCGACAGCAGGTCGACGTCGTCGCCGACGTCCCGACCTCGTCGGTTGCGCTCGCGGTCCAGACGCTCACGCGGGAGCGCGACCGCATCTTCCTGAACTCCTCGGCAGGCTCGTCCGACCTGTCCGGACCGGCCTGCTCGCCCACGGCGATCCACTGGACCTACGACACCTACTCCCTGGCCAATGGGACGGCCGGTCCCCTCGTCAGCCAAGGCGCGGATACGTGGTACTTCATCACGGCCGACTACGCCTTCGGCCATGCCCTCGAACGCGACACGAGCCAGGCCGTGACGCGGAACGGCGGCAAGGTCTCGGGCACCGTGCGGCATCCTATGGGCATGGCCGACTTCTCCTCGCCCCTGCTGCAGGCGCAGGCCTCGCAGGCGAAGGTGATCGCACTGGCCGATCCCGTCGGCGACACCGCCACGGCGGCCAAGCAGGCCGGCGAGTTCGGCATCCAGGTGCAGGGCCAGAAGCTCGTGGGCCTGCTCATCGACGTCGTCGACCTGCGGGCGATCGGGCTTCCCATCGCCCAGGGCATGCTGCTGACGACCTCGTTCTACTGGGACCGGGACGACGAGACCCGAGCCTTCGCGAAGCGCTTCTTTGACCGCCACAAGCGCATGCCGACCCAGTTCCAGGCCGGCGTGTACTCGAGCATCATGCACTACCTCAAGGCCGTGCAGGCGGCAGGAACCGACGAGGCGAAGGCCGTCGTCGCGAAGATGCGGGAGATGCCGGTCAACGACTTCTTTGCCCGGAACGGCAGGCTGCGCGAGGACGGTCGCATGGTTCACGACATGTACCTCATGCAGGTCAAATCGCCGGCCGAGTCGAAGGGCGAGTGGGATCTGCTCAAGCTCGTGCAGACGATCCCGGGCGAGCGGGCCTTTCGCCCACTCGATGCCGGCGGCTGCCCCTTGGTCGCCAAGGACCGGAAAGACTAG
- a CDS encoding SDR family NAD(P)-dependent oxidoreductase, with protein sequence MERDEGRGRVALVTGGASGIGRATAGVLAARGWRVVISDIDAARCLEAAGTIGAEAVPFDVVDEAATEAALADIEARLGPVDALVANAGLIQPGGRPEDLPLSEFDRIIAVNLRGVYVSCLKAGTRMAGRGRGAIVITGSVTASRTAPLHAYAPSKAAAVHMAACLAAEWGRSGVRVNAVSPGYVATPPLQAAIDRGQRDPRLLTEAAALGRLVAAEEVGRGVAFLLSDDASAITGINLPVDAGWLAGAHLSTYGGVRPAR encoded by the coding sequence ATGGAACGGGACGAAGGACGCGGCCGGGTCGCCCTGGTGACCGGCGGCGCGAGCGGGATCGGGCGCGCGACCGCGGGCGTGCTGGCCGCGCGGGGATGGCGCGTCGTCATCTCCGACATCGACGCGGCACGCTGCCTGGAGGCGGCCGGGACGATCGGGGCCGAGGCGGTCCCCTTCGACGTGGTGGACGAGGCGGCGACCGAGGCGGCGCTCGCCGATATCGAGGCGCGGCTCGGCCCCGTGGACGCGCTGGTGGCCAATGCCGGGCTGATCCAGCCGGGCGGCCGGCCGGAGGACCTGCCCCTGTCCGAGTTCGACCGCATCATCGCGGTGAACCTGCGCGGGGTCTACGTGTCGTGCCTGAAGGCCGGGACCCGCATGGCCGGGCGCGGCCGGGGCGCCATCGTCATCACGGGCTCGGTCACCGCCTCCCGGACGGCCCCGCTCCATGCCTACGCGCCGTCGAAGGCGGCGGCCGTCCACATGGCGGCCTGCCTCGCGGCCGAATGGGGCCGCTCGGGCGTGCGGGTGAACGCCGTCTCGCCGGGCTACGTCGCGACCCCGCCGCTGCAGGCCGCCATCGACCGTGGCCAGCGCGACCCGCGACTGCTGACGGAGGCGGCCGCGCTCGGACGCCTCGTCGCGGCGGAAGAGGTGGGACGCGGGGTCGCCTTCCTCCTGTCGGACGACGCCTCGGCGATCACCGGCATCAACCTGCCGGTGGATGCCGGGTGGCTCGCGGGCGCGCATCTATCGACCTATGGCGGCGTGCGCCCGGCCCGCTGA
- a CDS encoding ABC transporter ATP-binding protein — MAAPMLEVRGADVFYGASQILFGLDLSVERGQTMALLGRNGAGKSTTFKAIAGLAPPRRGEIRLAGVPVSGKAPYRIARAGIGYVPEDRQIFPEHTVEDNLIVGAKRGPRGEAHWTLTRIYEVFPLLAGMRTRMAGRLSGGEQQMLTIARALMGNPDILLLDEPSEGLAPIIVQAIGGLIRTMRGMGVTILLAEQNMHFCLDVATHATVVDKGQVVYCAPMAELRSNAAITQRFLAV; from the coding sequence ATGGCCGCACCGATGCTCGAAGTGCGCGGCGCCGACGTCTTCTATGGCGCGAGTCAGATCCTGTTCGGTCTCGACCTCTCGGTCGAGCGGGGCCAGACCATGGCGCTGCTCGGCCGCAACGGGGCGGGCAAGAGCACGACCTTCAAGGCCATCGCCGGCCTCGCGCCGCCGCGGCGTGGGGAGATCCGGCTGGCGGGGGTGCCGGTCTCCGGCAAGGCGCCCTACCGCATCGCGCGGGCCGGGATCGGCTACGTGCCCGAGGACCGGCAGATCTTCCCGGAGCACACGGTCGAGGACAACCTGATCGTCGGCGCCAAGCGCGGCCCGCGCGGCGAGGCCCACTGGACGCTGACGCGCATCTACGAGGTCTTCCCGCTGCTCGCGGGGATGCGCACCCGCATGGCCGGCCGCCTCTCGGGCGGCGAGCAGCAGATGCTCACCATCGCCCGGGCCCTGATGGGCAACCCGGATATCCTGCTCCTCGACGAGCCGAGCGAGGGCTTGGCGCCGATCATCGTGCAGGCGATCGGCGGGCTGATCCGCACCATGCGCGGTATGGGCGTCACCATCCTGCTCGCCGAGCAGAACATGCATTTCTGCCTCGACGTCGCGACCCACGCGACCGTCGTGGACAAGGGGCAGGTCGTCTACTGCGCCCCGATGGCGGAGCTGCGCAGCAACGCCGCGATCACGCAGCGCTTCCTCGCCGTGTAG
- a CDS encoding ABC transporter ATP-binding protein, which yields MLRVENLSKSFGGVRATRDVSIDFPAGSLTAIIGPNGAGKTTFFNLISGHIRPDEGRVLFDGEDLVGLSSLEVVRRGMARAFQVASLFPSLTVREALAAAVTAHRRRSWQVLTRFPLAGAVRRADEIMDLLGLSQRAEVVSANLSHGDQKLLDIGFALAMEPKVLLLDEPTAGMGPEERWRMIGKVHRLWEVTGMTMIFIEHDMDIVFKIAQTIHVLKYGAVLAQGTPDEIRRNRDVIDAYLGVDHRLSETVGEA from the coding sequence ATGCTCCGCGTCGAGAATCTCTCCAAGTCCTTCGGCGGCGTGCGCGCCACGCGCGACGTGTCGATCGACTTCCCGGCGGGCTCGCTCACCGCGATCATCGGGCCGAACGGGGCAGGCAAGACCACCTTCTTCAACCTGATCTCCGGCCATATCCGCCCCGACGAGGGGCGGGTGCTGTTCGACGGTGAGGATCTCGTCGGGCTCTCCAGCCTGGAGGTGGTGCGGCGCGGCATGGCCCGCGCCTTCCAGGTCGCCTCGCTCTTCCCGAGCCTCACCGTGCGGGAGGCGCTTGCCGCCGCCGTCACGGCCCATCGGCGCCGCTCCTGGCAGGTGCTGACGCGCTTCCCCCTGGCGGGCGCGGTGCGCCGGGCCGACGAGATCATGGACCTGCTCGGGCTCTCGCAGAGGGCGGAGGTCGTCTCCGCCAACCTGTCGCATGGCGACCAGAAGCTCCTCGATATCGGGTTCGCCCTCGCCATGGAGCCGAAGGTGCTGCTCCTCGACGAGCCCACCGCCGGCATGGGGCCGGAGGAGCGCTGGCGGATGATCGGCAAGGTCCACCGGCTCTGGGAGGTCACCGGCATGACGATGATCTTCATCGAGCACGACATGGACATCGTTTTCAAGATCGCGCAGACGATCCACGTCCTGAAGTACGGCGCCGTCCTGGCCCAGGGCACGCCGGACGAGATCCGGCGCAACAGGGACGTGATCGATGCCTATCTGGGCGTCGATCACCGGCTCTCCGAGACGGTCGGGGAGGCTTGA
- a CDS encoding branched-chain amino acid ABC transporter permease translates to MRAGLIRDLAVALVSLGVLLALPALFPQPALRDFLIYFFAYGLLAMSLNLLVGLTGLVSFGHAAYFASGAYAFGLLMQSGRVSVPLAALAAIGGTALLALVIGAICVRLKEIYFAFITLAFQMFIHSIIVTWVSLTGGDQGLRGGIPRPPFLGIDLNDARVLYGACAVLFVLCVLAMRQVSQSPFGYTLRMIRDNPARANFLGVNVAAAKLGIFVFAGAMASVGGLILALFVSGAYPEFAFWTTSGEAIFMIMLGGTKLFLGPLVGTLLLQTLNHYVTIYTEYHGLVLGTVILLIVLGLRRGIADTLYDTLRQRRAPRPAASPPPASSPAVAATADDLAKGRTV, encoded by the coding sequence ATGCGCGCCGGTCTGATCCGCGACCTCGCCGTCGCCCTCGTCTCGCTCGGGGTGCTGCTCGCCCTGCCGGCGCTGTTTCCGCAGCCGGCCCTGCGCGACTTCCTGATCTACTTCTTCGCTTACGGCCTGCTGGCGATGTCTCTCAACCTGCTCGTCGGGCTGACCGGTCTCGTGTCGTTCGGGCACGCTGCCTACTTCGCCTCCGGCGCCTACGCGTTCGGCCTGCTGATGCAGTCGGGCCGGGTCTCGGTCCCGCTGGCGGCGCTCGCGGCGATCGGCGGCACGGCGCTTCTCGCGCTCGTGATCGGGGCGATCTGCGTGCGGCTGAAAGAGATCTACTTCGCCTTCATCACGCTCGCCTTTCAGATGTTCATTCACAGCATCATCGTGACCTGGGTGAGCCTGACCGGCGGCGACCAGGGGCTGCGCGGGGGCATCCCGCGGCCGCCCTTCCTCGGCATCGACCTGAACGACGCGCGGGTGCTCTACGGGGCCTGCGCGGTTTTGTTCGTGCTCTGCGTGCTGGCAATGCGGCAGGTGTCGCAATCCCCCTTCGGCTACACGCTCCGGATGATCCGCGACAACCCGGCCCGGGCGAATTTCCTCGGCGTGAACGTGGCGGCGGCGAAGCTCGGGATCTTCGTCTTCGCGGGCGCAATGGCGAGCGTCGGCGGCCTCATCCTGGCGCTGTTCGTCTCGGGCGCCTATCCGGAATTCGCCTTCTGGACCACGTCGGGCGAAGCGATCTTCATGATCATGCTCGGCGGCACCAAGCTGTTCCTCGGGCCGCTCGTCGGCACGCTGCTGCTCCAGACCCTGAACCACTACGTGACGATCTACACGGAGTATCACGGCCTCGTGCTCGGGACCGTGATCCTGCTGATCGTGCTGGGGCTGCGTCGCGGGATCGCCGACACCCTGTACGACACGCTGCGCCAGCGCCGCGCACCGCGCCCCGCGGCGTCGCCTCCCCCCGCTTCGAGCCCCGCCGTCGCCGCGACGGCGGACGACCTCGCCAAAGGCAGGACGGTGTGA
- a CDS encoding branched-chain amino acid ABC transporter permease — translation MNLEALAACLSSAACAVTQVSTGLIVGMLLFLVTSGLSLIFGVLGIINFTHGAFYMLGAYFAFTAYALSGSFAAAMVAGAVGVGLFGVLFERLIMSRVYGRDILMQLLVCYAMILILDDGVKLLYGGEYRLMGMPDAFALPPVEVAGGFVPGYYLFMVAVAFAAGLVLWLGINRTRLGKIVRALAINPQMVGALGINTTLLYAGVFGLGSLLAGMAGALAAPIRTLTPGMGLSILIESFIVTVIGGMGSIAGAFIAALLIGFTRAFGAIGFPLFVDGMMFAMMALVLIVKPSGLLGREAA, via the coding sequence TTGAACCTCGAGGCCCTCGCTGCCTGCCTCTCCTCGGCCGCCTGCGCCGTCACCCAGGTCTCGACCGGCCTGATCGTCGGCATGCTGCTGTTCCTCGTCACCTCGGGCCTGTCGCTGATCTTCGGGGTGCTCGGGATCATCAACTTCACGCACGGCGCCTTCTACATGCTGGGCGCCTACTTCGCCTTCACGGCCTATGCGCTCAGCGGCAGCTTCGCGGCCGCGATGGTGGCGGGGGCCGTGGGCGTCGGGCTGTTCGGGGTGCTGTTCGAGCGCCTGATCATGAGCCGCGTCTACGGGCGGGACATCCTGATGCAGCTCCTCGTCTGCTACGCCATGATCCTGATCCTCGACGACGGGGTGAAGCTCCTGTACGGCGGCGAGTACCGCCTGATGGGAATGCCCGACGCCTTTGCGCTGCCGCCCGTCGAGGTCGCGGGCGGCTTCGTGCCGGGCTATTACCTGTTCATGGTCGCCGTGGCCTTCGCGGCGGGCCTCGTCCTCTGGCTCGGCATCAACCGCACGCGCCTCGGCAAGATCGTACGCGCGCTCGCGATCAACCCGCAGATGGTCGGTGCGCTCGGGATCAACACCACGCTGCTCTACGCGGGCGTCTTCGGGCTCGGCAGCCTGCTCGCGGGGATGGCCGGGGCGCTTGCGGCGCCGATCCGCACCCTGACGCCCGGGATGGGCCTGTCGATCCTGATCGAGAGCTTCATCGTCACGGTGATCGGGGGCATGGGCTCGATCGCCGGCGCCTTCATCGCGGCGCTGCTGATCGGCTTCACCCGTGCCTTCGGGGCGATCGGCTTCCCGCTCTTCGTGGACGGGATGATGTTCGCCATGATGGCGCTGGTGCTCATCGTCAAGCCGAGCGGCCTGCTCGGCCGGGAGGCCGCCTGA
- a CDS encoding ABC transporter substrate-binding protein — MGTKNDAGRGIARRQVLGGLAAGAAITGFPHIAGAQAKAIRVGMPTILSGRVAILGTSSRAAVQLAFRQINDAGGINGRTLELIERDSKGRPDEAAKVTRDLINNDGCEIIIDGEASSGAFAVHEVIRDLPVLCLHTCSETSSLTADPKLHVKTAFRSARQGIHDAVAGGTYAARIAKEKGLKRWMTCSPDYAYGRDNTAEFLEFAKHFEPSIEAVDQVWPKLFAPDYTESITKILQVKPQAIYSALWGGDLVAFVEQGNLYRLFGNIGFFSGGLGDPPVLTAIKQLPPGLNTAYRYNRNYPMKPANTAFADGFAKIAGHDPTNWAWQCSLACSFIAEALKRTGGRTEGTALAAELKGMKLASPFAVDDAITMRDSDHTIIGYPVAWGRTVPKAPFVEDFSPVDWARIVELETQWKKGKGYA; from the coding sequence ATGGGCACGAAGAACGACGCCGGACGCGGCATCGCGCGGCGGCAGGTATTGGGCGGCCTCGCGGCCGGAGCCGCGATCACCGGGTTCCCGCACATCGCGGGCGCGCAGGCGAAGGCGATCCGCGTTGGCATGCCGACGATCCTGTCGGGCCGCGTCGCCATCCTCGGGACGTCGAGCCGGGCGGCGGTGCAGCTCGCCTTCCGGCAGATCAACGATGCCGGCGGCATCAACGGGCGCACCCTCGAGCTGATCGAGCGCGATTCCAAGGGTCGGCCGGACGAGGCCGCCAAGGTGACCCGCGACCTCATCAACAACGACGGCTGCGAGATCATCATCGACGGCGAGGCGTCCTCGGGCGCCTTCGCGGTGCACGAGGTGATCCGCGACCTGCCGGTCCTGTGCCTGCACACCTGCTCGGAAACCTCCTCGCTCACCGCCGATCCGAAGCTGCACGTGAAGACCGCGTTCCGCAGCGCCCGCCAGGGCATCCACGACGCGGTGGCGGGCGGCACCTACGCGGCCCGCATCGCCAAGGAAAAGGGGCTGAAGCGCTGGATGACGTGCTCGCCCGACTACGCCTATGGCCGCGACAACACTGCCGAGTTCCTCGAATTCGCGAAGCACTTCGAGCCCTCGATCGAGGCGGTGGACCAAGTCTGGCCGAAGCTGTTCGCCCCCGACTACACGGAGAGCATCACCAAGATCCTGCAGGTGAAGCCGCAGGCGATCTATTCGGCGCTGTGGGGCGGCGACCTCGTGGCCTTCGTGGAGCAGGGCAACCTCTACCGGCTGTTCGGCAACATCGGGTTCTTCTCGGGCGGCCTGGGCGACCCGCCGGTCCTGACCGCGATCAAGCAGCTGCCCCCGGGCCTCAACACCGCCTACCGTTACAACCGCAACTACCCGATGAAGCCGGCGAACACCGCCTTCGCGGACGGTTTCGCCAAGATCGCTGGCCACGATCCCACCAACTGGGCCTGGCAGTGCTCCCTCGCCTGCAGCTTCATCGCCGAGGCGCTGAAGCGCACGGGCGGGCGCACCGAAGGGACGGCGCTCGCGGCCGAGCTGAAGGGGATGAAGCTTGCCTCGCCCTTCGCGGTGGACGACGCGATCACCATGCGCGACAGCGACCACACCATTATCGGCTACCCCGTCGCCTGGGGCCGGACCGTGCCGAAGGCGCCCTTCGTCGAGGATTTCTCGCCCGTCGACTGGGCCAGGATCGTCGAGCTCGAGACGCAGTGGAAGAAGGGCAAGGGCTACGCCTGA
- a CDS encoding alpha/beta hydrolase, producing the protein MAAMHPDVVALVRAIREAGRPPFEALAPEEARAAYSAGRAALQPPPDPVAELRDLAAPGEAGPVQLRLYRGIGTESDAALPCLLYLHGGGWVLGDLDSHDGICRRLANAARACVIAVDYRRAPEHPFPAAIRDAAAALAHVAAEAEVLRIDPARLAVGGDSAGGNLAAVLALMGRDGSLPRSVFQMLLYPVIDLAMAGESYARVTDGVPITAATMRYFIDHYAPDAADRMDWRASPIRAPRFAGAPPALVLTCAHDPLCDEGLAYAKRLDREGVPVTALHLGDQMHGILTMGRAIGATAPVLDFVGAMLREAWRSAAGEPVP; encoded by the coding sequence GCGGGCCGCCCGCCCTTCGAGGCGCTGGCGCCGGAGGAGGCTCGCGCGGCCTACAGCGCCGGGCGCGCGGCACTCCAGCCGCCACCCGACCCGGTGGCGGAGCTGCGCGATCTCGCGGCGCCCGGCGAGGCCGGTCCGGTCCAGCTGCGGCTCTACCGCGGCATCGGCACGGAATCCGACGCAGCGCTGCCCTGCCTGCTCTACCTGCACGGGGGCGGCTGGGTGCTCGGCGACCTTGACTCCCACGACGGGATCTGCCGCAGGCTCGCCAATGCGGCGCGGGCCTGCGTGATCGCGGTCGATTACCGTCGCGCCCCGGAGCACCCCTTTCCGGCCGCGATCCGCGACGCCGCCGCCGCCTTGGCCCACGTGGCCGCCGAGGCCGAGGTCCTGCGCATCGATCCCGCCCGCCTCGCCGTCGGCGGCGACAGCGCGGGCGGCAACCTCGCGGCCGTCCTCGCCCTGATGGGCCGCGACGGCAGCTTGCCGCGCAGCGTCTTCCAGATGCTGCTCTATCCGGTGATCGACCTCGCCATGGCCGGGGAGAGCTACGCACGCGTCACCGATGGCGTGCCGATCACCGCCGCGACCATGCGCTACTTCATCGACCACTACGCGCCCGATGCCGCCGACCGGATGGACTGGCGCGCCTCGCCGATTCGGGCGCCGAGGTTCGCCGGTGCGCCGCCCGCCCTGGTGCTCACCTGCGCCCACGATCCGCTCTGCGATGAGGGCCTCGCCTATGCCAAGCGCCTCGACCGCGAGGGCGTACCGGTCACGGCCCTGCATCTCGGCGACCAGATGCACGGGATCCTGACCATGGGCCGCGCCATCGGTGCCACCGCGCCCGTCCTCGATTTCGTCGGCGCCATGCTGCGCGAGGCGTGGCGGAGCGCGGCGGGTGAGCCGGTTCCGTGA